GCATTAAGTATCTTTGTATCTATGCGTACGGGTGCGCGTCATTTGAACTGGCATTTGTCTTTTGGAGCTTAAGTATACCCACATCTATCTTCTCTCATTCTCTCATATCACCGCTCTCCAATTGTTCCTGATGAGGATCATCTCATGTGTGTCAAGCTTATGCACTCGGAGAAACCATCATAAATCTAGGTCATTTATGTTGTTCATAGATTTCATTCCATCCCTCAAATACAATCTATTCAGAACGGAAATATTATAAGAGCCTCGACATATTGAAAATATATGAAGCCAAGTGACTCACCATAGACAATGTGAGAAAAGTGGATTTAGATATGTTAACTGTGCACTAAATAGTTTCCCTGAAGGGTACAAGGACAATACTTAGCTACTTTTGTATCATTTATGTTTTATAAGACCTAACTGATTTAAAAAGAGCAAATAGTTGTATGTGTTTAATATGCTCATGCAAGCTCAGTAATTAAATTAAGAGTAATTGTGATGCATTTAAGCAGCTGCTGACCCCTGTTGTTTCAATGGGTAAAGCCATTAGCTTAACCATAAGGTGTATTGTAGCGGACACAGGAAAACAAACCAATGAGTGGAAATAAAAGCACAGGAAGGAAGCGGGTCAGTTAAGTGACCTAAGGATGTTGTAATACATTACACACTGATACAAAAAACCATGGTCAATGCTTGACACGCAGAAGAGCAAACCATCAATTGTtctattaaaaattaataataattaataatctcATACCATCCCGTCAATCAtcagacttgatcgctggaacaacaggcttttattgcaggttgaaaTGGTCTCACAGCAGGCACAAAACTCAAATACGAACACCTGTCACAAGTTTTatttgtcttaaaggggacctattatgctgatTTCCGGCCCTTTGTACTGACTTGTggcctcctatagagcagctccacacaataacccacaaagaaagctttctacatcttccagtATCTGGACTTCCTTGGATTTTGAAAAtggtcagttttaatttatgcCACCCATtgcccgcctctgggcatgcccactctgctgtgattggtcccactcagcttgtacagctaacagctaagtctgtctcactgtgacatcacagtgttaGAAATCCCATGCCAAgcttatttcagggctcacttccaaatgtggaaaaatCATAATCTTAAACTTTGGCATAACAtgataataaaacattctaacatCAGTAGGTCAGAATGCGAGTGTAAAggtaatgcgagtgtaaaggtgactataggggtcttatttcatgtctagaggactctaatattgCCTAGgaccatgttggccacacagtcaggagatctggaagatctgggtttgaatcttcgGCATCTCTGCGTAGAgtttttccatgttctccccgtgcatgtgtggattttctccgggtactccggtttcctcccacattccaaaaatatgcatgtcagGTTAATTGTCAGGTTAATTGCACATTGGCATGAGTGCGACTGTGAAAGGTGTGGAGGGCTGGATAGTtggatttatttcaaacatgcatacaaTGTTACATTGAAATACATTACATATTCACAATTCACTGCTCAACATGTCTCGCCTCCAGGCGAGACCTCAGAATGAAGCCAGAGCACACCATCACCTCAGCACCATCCTGACCCTACAAGCCCCTGAATGACTTGTCCTAGGCCCTGTGCCCTAGGAACCCTTGTACACCCTGTGACCCTTCAACAAGGAGACGAAATCCACAAGTGCAGTACACCCGTGGTTAGCGCTGACTTCTGTGCCGGGTACTGATTCCTCCAACAGTATTTCATGAATGAAACACATGTATGGAGCAACTGCACATTACATAGTTGTGGTGCAGGCATCATCGAAGCAGAGCTGGGTTAAGATCAGATTAAGTTAATGGTATGAGTGGTTGGACTACATGAATAAGTGTATAGTCATACGTAATACTACTCTCCCAAACAAACATTGCACTCTGAGACTGTTAGAGAACACTTTGATATATGAAGTGTTTTCCCTACTTTGACATTTCTAGATCCACTTCAGCACAAGCACCCAACACCGGTAACAGACTTCAGTCAGCTTAAGGATTTAACAATGGCACTTTTCTTTCCCTTAGTACAGTACATATGAAAGATGATGTAATTTATCATTACATGGTATTTCAATATATCAGTGAACTTCCACAGGATCTGAAATGTAATATATGTGAAATAGAATCTAATTATATTGTAGTGATCCTcagtgggggcggcacggtggtctaggggttagcgcgcagacctcacagctaggagaccagggttcaatcccaccctcgggcatctctgtgtggagtttgcatgttctccccgtgcatgcgtgggttttctccgggtactccggtttcctcccacattccaaaaacattccaaatacatgctaggttaattggccactccaaattgtccataggtatgaatgtgagtgtgaatggttgtttgtctatgtgtgccctgtgattggctggcgaccagtccagggtgtaccccgccccggctccagcacccccgcgaccctcgtgaggaaaagcggtagaaaatgaatgaatgaatgaatgatcctcAGTGGTCCCGGACGCAGCGATTGAGCTAGTACCGGGCATGCAGCCACTGATGATGTTGtcattttgctttgctttttcactttccttttctttggcaaaacagcttcctgtttgtttctttcggctttttcctgatgacGGAATCGTTTTTTGAgctgcatactgatttttggcttgagccctttatattccggatgccctaaATATGCGAATATCGATGAtgctagtggagattcgaacccaaggCGTCCGCtacaaagtccagaacgctaaccactataccaatATACATCCTcctgtatatttatatactagTTGTCTCAGTGATGGATTAATCCTGACTTTCATTCAGATCATCATTCAGTAttcattgtgtctttttttgtaaCATCCCTCCATTTTCTGGAAATAAACACTCGTCTATTTTCTTTGGTGAAATCGTACTAACTTTTATCTGCTTTACCCTGCACTCTTGTGGAAGATACAATTAAATAGAGCTAATAGTGGActaagacatttttttcttatgaattgtgttaattatgtatttattgtgacTTACCGGTTTTAAAAGAAACCCTGATTTTTAAGGTGTGGCATTTATTTTGTATCGGTGCACCCCCACGATGAATTACATCATACAAAAACCTGCAAGACCTCAATTGTTGCCAGTAGATAAACCGGATAtagataaaataaaagaaaaagctgCAGGTGAACTTGTAAAGTTTACACAAATCTTCAGTCATAGTTTTAATAAGAGATTTTCTGAAGATTTCTGATTTTATGAATACTTCCAAACACAATTAGATGCCAGGACTCTTTGCCAGTAATTCCAATGAGATTCAAATGCAGACATAGACCAGTTTCAGTATATGGAGCGTGTGGAGAATCCATTTGTGCTGCCGAGGCAACCATCAGTAGACAAGCCAGCAATGAAAATGGCTTGATGGGAGCCCCTCAGAGAACAGAGATGTCACTCTGGAAGGGTTTCAAAGAACTGGATAAGGCAGCCTGCACAGTTGTGAAACAGAATCATAATTTTACACACTACTACAAGCGCCCTATAATTTTTCTTCCATACGCATAATTTCTTTGGTTAATTCACAATTCTGTTTGATCCAAGCAACACTGCATGTCACTACTTGCTCAAGTCAGtaatgtgtattttgtgtgatgtgtgtgACAGAGTGAAACTGAGCTTTTGTCTGGAGTCTTTCGTTCCCCTTTGTTGGATATAGTAGTTTGTGCATCACTAGTAAGCAAAATACAGCAATACTGGCATCATCAACTGCACAGTCTACTTtctccttctctttctcctctcTTCACACCTTGACACTCATTGGAATGAACTTGCTGTCTGATGTAAGTTTTGCAGGCTCTGATAATTCAGTTTTTCTTGTTCTTTACGAAGTCATTCACTCTCTTTAAAGGTTTAATTAATGAGCTTGTATCTGCTTCTGTGCCATAAGGGTTATTAGGGCCTACTCATTCTCTGTGTGCACTCTACGTATTTACTCCTTTTTCATTTGTTGGAATCACAGACCACATGACCTCATAAATTCTGTCAATATCATTTAGCGTGGTTAATTGGTCCCAAACACGACCACGATGAGTGGATTTCCATGAggtatgattaattattattattatatataaaacggaaaggggcagcacggcggtcgagtggttagagtgcagacctcacagctaggagacctgagttcaatcccaccctcagccatctctgtgtggagtttacatgttctccccgtgcatgcgtgggttttctccgggtactccagtttcctcccacgttccaaaaacatgctaggttaattggtgactccaaattgtccataggtatgaatgtgagtgtgaatggttgtttgtctatatgtgccctgtgattggctggcaaccagtccagggtgtaccccgcctctcgcctgaagacagctgggataggcatgAATAAAACGGAAGGAGTCAGTAGGGCTTACGGAAATTCcggttgcatttttttgtttgttttgttttaatgacaCTTGTTAATATTCCTTGACACGTCTAGTTAGTTCATCTTAGTCATCCGATATAAATTAAACAGATCCTCAGAAAGTTTATTAGTGAAATATAAAACCTAAAGAAAAGAATATAACACTGAACAAACGCCCCCATACAAACGACGGTATTGGAGTCAACAGATTTGAACCTAACTGAAGAGCAACCAACATGTGTGCATGAATGAGCCTTTGCACTGTGATCTCTTTAATCCTGGTTCAGCCACGTCCTTCAGCCAAGGTTGCCATTAATGAGTATTTCTCTCTCACCATCCTGTGTCTGTTACACTTTACTGATTATGTACGAGCACTGTTGCTGACTGATGATTGCAGATGATTATGTCTTGATGATTATGTGGATGTGAACGTGCTGTGAACACAGCAATTGCTCtgcaaaaatatcaacatttcctTATGTTTAATTGGTAAATGAAAAAGTTTTCCACTTATTACATTACAAATATCTGCCGTAAGAAAGTAATAAGTTGTGTCATAAATATCTCAAAGTATCTCCGTTTGTcgctttttatttttcaggtgTCCAGTTCAGGTGGGGTGGTGACCATGGAGAGGCTGTTGCTGTGTGTGATGATGGCAGTTGCCATGGCAGTACGGGCACAGATCTGCCCCAAGCGCTGCGTGTGTCAGATCCTGTCACCCAACCTGGCGACACTCTGTGCCAGGAAAGGTCTACTTTTTGTTCCACCAAACATCGATAGGCATACTGTGGAACTGAGACTAGCTGACAACTTTGTCACCAGGTAACCACATGACGATAATCAATACATGAACAAGAGCATTCAGACCTCACATTGCTGTCAAAATCTGACAATGGAAATTACATCACCACCATGTGGATtatcaaaacattttaatggaAAACCCTTTTGTTTCATAAATAATTTTGCAAGCTAAGGCATCAATACAGCCGCAAGCATAGCAACTAGTTAGCTTCTCCACTTtaattattctaaacttaagaatgtGTATATAGGAGGATAACCTTTTTATACTCTATCATACTGGACATCATGACTCCTCAATGAAATATTACTGATGCCCGGTGACCATAacactacatataacttgtctttcaacattttaaaactaataataggctatagtcaaccacggAAGAGAGATAATTAACTAAAAACCTCTGTAAAGTAAGGGAACGATTACGTTTctgtaaaataacaataaataaataaaaagcccACACAGCAGGAACTatagacaataaaaaaacagcagtgtaaAAGCTGACAAGACGACAGGACACAGACAGTGGAAAGTATAAAACTAAGACTCACACTAGacagaaataaatagaaaataaaccaGATTTAATTCCTGACAAATCAACAGTTCAGACCTAGATTTGACAGTGCGGAAACATCCTGTTGTGTAATACATTTATGAAACTGAATTAGTCATCTACAATGAGGGGACAAatccaaatatgcaaattggTTTGTATGCTTCATGAACACAATGACGTTTCGAGGCATCGGACTGAACTGCTCATGACGCTTTCTGTCTTTCTATCCACTCACTCGGATATCACTCTTGCTCGAGGATATGTTTGTGTATTAATGTGCATTGGatcgccgttttttttttttaggaacaaGCATGGCCTCTTCTAGGGATAAATAAAATCCCCGCTTGTACCTAACCAGGAAGCAGTAGTCATTCCAGGCTTCTGATTGTCCTTCATAGTgaactaaaaatacatttctggggatcacaatagatgaaaatatgagctggaaacctcatattacaaatatacaacataagatggccagaaatatttcagtattgaacaaagcaaaacttgttctcaatcagaaatcactacacactctttattgctctctggttctaccatatcttacttattgtgtggaaatatggggtgatAATTATAAAGGCAACctccactcgctaaatgtactgcaaaaaaggtcagtaaggataattcataatgccgcctgcagagaacatacttactccttatttctaaaatcacaaatacttaaacttgttgatatagttaattttcaaacagctaaaataatgcatatggctaaaaataaccaattacctaaaaatgtcatccaatacttctctacaagagaggagaaatatgacctcagggaagaagtacatttgaaacacttatatgctaggactacgttaaaaagccatagcattattaaaaataaataaataattattaaaaaactctagtatggaaagcaggaagtgaacaaatataacagttactgattgtaaaagtaccagatggaggggtaggatttaataagctttgcttcttcctactccttttggacatgtggaactgtgaactgattatgggttgcactcaattgtaatctgatgcatgttcaaatgaaataaaaccattaccattaccatatctttTATACAGTTTTGCCTACATGGATGTGAAATGAATCAAAATTGTATTCATAATGGTCTTTAAAAAGTCTTCAATTTGACACGTTAAATAAAACCTACAAACCTACAGAGAGCCTGAAAAAGGAATCATTCCAAGATCCTGAAGTGCAGAAAATAGAGTATTGATTTCATGCAATGTACATATTAGTTGCCCTAATCATTCTGTCTCATAAGGATACAAAGCGTGGTCTCAATTATAATAacatgtctcttcacagtgtGAAGAGGAAAGACTTTGCAAATATGACACGGCTGGTGGACTTAACGTTATCCAGAAATACTATCTCTTACATCACACCTCATGCCTTCGCTGATCTTGAGAACCTCAGAGCCCTGCATCTCAACAGGTAAAGATTAGCATTGACTGGTTGTCGAATTAAACAAATTCTCATGTGGTTACTTGAAAGCTGCAGGCTTTAAAGTCGCTAAACGCTGCATCTCTATGAATATATTACAGTAATCGCCTGACGAGGATCGGTAATGACACCTTCAGTGGGATGTCTAAGCTTCACCACCTGATTCTGAACAACAACCAGCTGGTGCTTATCCACCAGGGAGCTTTCAATGACCTGCTGGCACTTGAAGAATTAGATCTCAGTTATAATAACCTAGACTCCATTCCATGGGAGGCCATTCAGGTTGGAACCTTCTTTTAAATACAGTTGCCAATTTTTCTTTGgttgaaaacatgaaataagaGCATATTTGGAAGTGTTCTGAAAGCATTAAcagctattattatttagaagtattaaaaacagataggctgcacggcgatcgagtggttagcatgcagacctcacagctaggagacccgagttcaatcctaccctcggccatctctgtgtggagtttgcatgttctccctgtgcatgcgtgggttttctccgggtactccggtttcctcccacattccaaaaacatgctaggttaattggcaactccaaattgtccataggtatgaatgtgagtgtgaatggttgtttgtctatatgtgccctttgattgtgactgtggctgacgaccagtccagggtgtaccccgcctcttgtccgaagacagctgggattggctccagcacccccacgaccctcgtgaggaaaagtggtagaaaatgaatgaatgaatgaataaaaacagacaaaaaaatgtctgttctCCCTAATCATGGAATATTTGGCTGTTCTTTAAAGCAGCAAAACATAATAGCTTTGGGTCAATTTAAAAATACGATAAAGTACTCATCCTTAAAATCTCCTAATGTTAAATGCGttaattaaaggggacccattgtgctaatttttggccctttgtattgaattgtggactcctatagagcagctacacacaataacccgcacagaaaactttctagctcttccagaatctgcacctattccagctgtagttccttggatttccaaaatggtgtgttttaatttattccatccatccgtgcACACCTACTCTGCTGCCATTAGTCCCACTCCCAATCGCTCAcgaggacttctggactactgccaaACCCAACTTCCACTTTTGTCGGTATAGgggttaataataaatgaataaacccttttgAGAAcgacttgaaaagtggttagtaGCTActagtagctcatgagctgctGGCTGGGGACACCTGACTTACCATGTAGGAACGaaaagagtggtaacgtaggtcAGCACTTACTGCATGCAGACAATCTTGACCCAACATCGGAAGtcgaaatgtggtcattacactttttttttttttaatgatccacCCATTGTGGTGGAAATggttattagcaactccagGCATCGGTGAGCTTGGAGGGGTGGCAGGCCTCCAGCTTGCATAACTTGCTTTCAGAGCCATACCaaccttctttcagggctcacttccaaatgcgcaaacctctgcatcatttaacataatacaacattccaagtacatttataggtcaggaaagtggaaaaagcataataggtcccctttaaagtcaaGAAATATTGACTTATTAATGCATTTTGTAATAAACactcatacatacacatatgtactgtatgtatatatatatatatacgtatatataaattTGAGAACAATTCAGTGATTGTGTACGTCTCCTTCCAATCCAACAGAAAATGATAAGCCTCCATACTATGAGTTTGGACCACAACATGTTGGACTTTATTCCAGAGGGGACATTTTCTTTGCTCCAGAAACTCAACCGCCTTGATGTCACATCAAATAAACTCCAAAAGCTCCCACCGGACCCTCTTTTTCAGCGAGCAcaggtacagtatatgttgAAGCTCTTCTGCATTAATATCAGCACACAGATAGAAGTCTGCCTGCATATACAACTGCAAATATTTTTGAAACTGCATTACAGGTTCTGGCCACGTCTGGCATCATGTCCTCCTCAACCTTTGCCCTGTCATTTGGTGGAAACCCTCTGCATTGTAACTGTGAGCTACTTTGGCTGCGAAGGCTCAATCGAGAAGATGACTTGGAAACGTGCGCTTCACCCCAGCATCTCTCTGGACGATATTTCTGGTCCGTTCCGGAGGAGGAGTTCCTGTGTGAACCCCCACTTATTACCAGATACTCCCATGAGATGAGGGTCCTTGAAGGACAGAGAGTTTCACTTAGGTATGTGCATTAAAGAGTAAACGTAAaatcaaaaaaagcattttgctCATTATCCTACTACTCTAAATCAAGATGACAAGAGATGATGATTACTCAATTTGCATATATATTGGTCACACACTTCCAATCGTGATagatgttgtgttttgttgtaaTGCGGAAATATAATGAAACCATAAGGAGAAGGAGATTAACAGGGTTTTATTCCTTTTTGACCCTTAATTATCTCTTGACCTCACCCCCGAATGTATAATATCAGGAAGAGTCGCATTAGTCCGAATTGTCATATTTGCATCATCTGTTTCAGTAAACACCCGACAGGTTAAAATATTCAGGTGTTCCTGAATATTTCACTTAACAATGTGAGTCAAGTTTTGGTGTCAGTTGGattcattctttatttatttttttgccgcttatcatcacatgagaggcggggtaaaccctggacccgtcaccagccaatggcagtgcacataaataaatatagagatgctcacattaatacctatggataattttgaGTCTCCAATTGACCtaacatgtatattttttaattgtgggAGGAAGACAGAGTACTtcgggaaaacccacacataggAAGAATATGCAAATTCCACAAAGATGCCCAAACGCAGATACAAACAATGATCTTTCAGacctcttgactgtgtggccaatgtGCTAACCCAACTTGGATAAAAtcctaagtcactcacacttACATACACTCTTACATAGAACACATGAAGGgcataaaatacagcaataaatactaaatacctgaattaaaagtaaataaatcacaataaaaGTATATCATATATGTAGAATTTAAAGGTACTCCTATTATTAATGTCCTATTATTAACTACTGAATATAGTCTCTCTTTGTAAATGTGGAAAGTGTATTTAATCCGCATAACCTTGAGCAGATTTGTtgctttttattgtaaatgtgtgACTGATGTATGACCGACTATATTTCCACTCTTCAAAAGGTGTAAGGCACGAGGTGACCCAGAACCAGCCATCCACTGGATATCTCCTGATGGCAAACTGGTTTCCAACTCCTCCAGGACACTGGTCTATGCCAATGGAAGTTTGGACATCCTTATTAGTACTGTGAAAGACACGGGCTCCTTCACCTGCATCTCCTCCAACCCTGCTGGCGAAGCTCACCAAACTGTAGACTTGGTTATTATAAAACTCCCCCACATCTCCAACAACACCAACAACATGCAGGAGTCTGACCCGGGATCATCTGACATTTCCACATCCACCCGTAGCGGAAGCAACGGAAGCAATGTAACTGGCGATGTGAAGGGTGCAGTTGAAAAGAGGGTGGTAACCGCCGAGGCGACGTCGTCGACAGCGTTGATCAAATTCAATTTCCAGAGGAATATTCCAGGCATTCGGATGTTCCAGATACAGTACAACGGGAGCCAAGATGACTCATTGGTGTACCGGTAAGTCTGACAGAGATGCTACTTCAGAATTGAATGCAAGACAATAAAGAGAGGCAGATTACACAACAGAAATGGAATACAAGCCAATGATATGGGAAGGTTGAGAATTACATGCCAGAGCTGTatagattacattacattggaGTGCATGCAAATTTAATGACCATGGGTGAAAGAGAACACATGATATCAGATATGATTTGGAATAAGGCAATACAGGAACCGATAGCTGCACTACATGGGGGTTACAAGGGCATCACGATGATACATAGCAGTTAATATTGAAAATGTAAACCGCTAAACAAGTAAATATGCTGcagagatacacattttaataactgcataataaaaatatggtgTGTGGTACCAGCCATTAAATGTGTCAAAAACTGGACAGGCGTGTTTACAACAATTTTTACGACCGCTCCATTGTCAACCGTTATATGAACCGCATTTGACTTGACAGTTCATAACCGGAGAGAGGATTTGACCATTGATAAACAAAGACAAACCCAGCCAGATAGCGATCTAAACTTAACCCATCGAAAGAGCCTTTTACCGGGAAGCTTCTTGACATTTTCTGAGGATTATAGACATTAAACTGAGCTCGAATAGAATGTTTGTTCTTTGCCTGTTCTCTACAAATGATTATGTTAGTGAAATAGGAGGAGGGAATTCCACAGAAACAACAGTTGTTGGGAGATCTACCAGTATTATCTGGCTTTCATATCAACACTAATCTCTATAGATACTTCATCTGTGCACATGATCAccatgaaatggaaaaaacgtCGGATTATGTTGTGTGTTTAGGGTTATATATCAGTGTCATTGgcaattatatttttcattttaaatgtgaatatacGGTGACAGTAGCTCAGTCTGTAAGGATGTGGGCTTCGACAATGTTTGAGAGAAAAAGAAATTACAACTAGTTGTTGGTGAGGTGCTAGTCTACTCCCAAGGTGTCCTTCAACAAGGCACAGAAGCCCTTAACTCAGCTCAGGGTCACTACCTTACTtgcctgtgtgtgttgttg
The sequence above is drawn from the Doryrhamphus excisus isolate RoL2022-K1 chromosome 13, RoL_Dexc_1.0, whole genome shotgun sequence genome and encodes:
- the lrfn5a gene encoding leucine-rich repeat and fibronectin type-III domain-containing protein 5 encodes the protein MERLLLCVMMAVAMAVRAQICPKRCVCQILSPNLATLCARKGLLFVPPNIDRHTVELRLADNFVTSVKRKDFANMTRLVDLTLSRNTISYITPHAFADLENLRALHLNSNRLTRIGNDTFSGMSKLHHLILNNNQLVLIHQGAFNDLLALEELDLSYNNLDSIPWEAIQKMISLHTMSLDHNMLDFIPEGTFSLLQKLNRLDVTSNKLQKLPPDPLFQRAQVLATSGIMSSSTFALSFGGNPLHCNCELLWLRRLNREDDLETCASPQHLSGRYFWSVPEEEFLCEPPLITRYSHEMRVLEGQRVSLRCKARGDPEPAIHWISPDGKLVSNSSRTLVYANGSLDILISTVKDTGSFTCISSNPAGEAHQTVDLVIIKLPHISNNTNNMQESDPGSSDISTSTRSGSNGSNVTGDVKGAVEKRVVTAEATSSTALIKFNFQRNIPGIRMFQIQYNGSQDDSLVYRMIPPSSQSFLVNNLAAGSQYNLCVLAIYDDIITSLTATRVVGCVQFTTESEYMRCHFMQSQFLGGTMIIIIGGIIVASVLVFIIILMIRYKVCNPGEGVKGMSMSMTNVHSQTNRQQSQRCSVTPSTSKHGSIGLEDFSGSSKKRSRGVEGKDVTTLSSNSSLPDCSTAMSILSQQWTPVAAEEQEKLGEERACSSVSSSNATSSLSRPKRKPAPSKPGSTASNTSAAPENLPISSPRCPSSSSTTSSTLPPPCTPLDTLNTNRNNSTSLSQALPPPVVTPSSLSSVRYQETPILRRAPRTHASSSKYQTLPVEDEGRSRARRRYSLSEGGSKTLSSHRGSAGAPKLGRIVRDQRSQSMSGMLLSKEGDGDSSRGCCDSDWILESTV